A DNA window from Synchiropus splendidus isolate RoL2022-P1 chromosome 2, RoL_Sspl_1.0, whole genome shotgun sequence contains the following coding sequences:
- the LOC128753918 gene encoding nodal modulator 1-like has translation MPSLTIRADAGSLWFLFCIIYSQFLTASSDDIVVACGGFVKSDVEINYSLIEIKLYTKQGSLKYQTECAPINGYFMIPLYDKGDFVVKIEPPVGWSFEPTSVDVHIDGITDICTKEKDINFVFTGFSVSGTVLSKGHLLGPAGVEVKLSPKGTGDAIQSVSTHPGGKFTFSKVLPGIYDIIASHPSWTLEKSKTSVHVSNTNAAAADQLLIGGYDVYGEVSSDGEPMKEVTFLLYSASVKREFVSGCNTSPVEGADPGDSSLHYLCSSLSGEDGTFVFPSLASGEYTVVPFYRGERITFDVAPAKLDFKVEHNSLNLQPIFRVMGFSVTGRVLNTVDGEGVADATVSINNQIKVISKDDGSFRLENMTAGAYTIRVNKDLMFFEPVTVKIAPNTPQLPDIITAGFSVCGQISISHLPEGMKQQGRYKVTLTHQGKDKNSGRTIESDPQGAFCFQTKPGDYTVHVSLPDVDVKAGLALLPETLDISVVDRPLTDLLFTQFMASVSGKVFCLASCDDLSVVLQPVSRQGERRTVSLSSNGDILNFSFDNVLPGKYKVSISHDEWCWKHKSMEVEVVDSDVLGLELRQIGYILRCSLSHAITLEFFQDGSKPENVGVYNLSKGVNRFCLSKPGFYKVTPRSCHQFEQDFYIYDTSAPSILTLTAVRHRMTGLITTDKIMDVTVTIKSSIESEPALVLGPLRSQEEQRNEQQLAEIELRRKERERRAAEEDGGTRDDSTLVFEKPDELVGPFHYEFSYWARAGEKITVTPSSKELLFYPPEVEATITGESCPGRVVDIVGRAGLFLEGIVSPQLQGVEISISEKGAAETLVTVVTNEQGAYSVGPLHSDRQYDISANKEGFVLSPVVGSEGDFKAFALAGVTFKIKSEDGLPLSGVLLSLSGGRFRSNLLTQDTGLLTFNNLSPGQYYFKPMMKEFRFDPPSQMISVEEGQNLSIDITGIKTAYSCYGMVQSLSGDAERDVAVEAVGQAECSIYSEDTVTDEEGRFRLRGLLPGCKYLIQLRAEGNDHIERALPQQKAIEVDHSDIDGVNIIAFRQINQFDLSGNVVTSPEHLPTISVKLYKSDNLDNPINSVSLGQSLFFHFPPLDRDGESYVLMLHSSLSRSQYDFTLPQVSFTSSGYHKHVTLTFNPTRKVPDQDVAQGSYVALPLTLLLLLAAYNHEKVLPLVLQLVSRVQGVRSMSQATADNATADEAKRQAKRPKARRT, from the exons ATGCCGAGCCTTACTATTCGAGCAGACGCCGGTTCTCTGTGGTTTCTCTTCTGTATCATTTACTCTCAGTTTCTGACTGCGTCGTCCGATGACATAGTGGTGGCGTGTGGAGGATTTGTGAAATCCGACGTGGAAATAAACTACTCATTGATCGAG ATCAAATTGTACACAAAGCAAGGATCCTTAAAATATCAGACGGAATGTGCCCCAATCAACGGCTACTTTATGATCCCTCTATATGATAAG GGTGATTTCGTGGTCAAGATTGAACCTCCTGTTGGTTGGAGCTTTG AACCCACTAGTGTTGATGTGCACATCGATGGCATCACTGACATCTGTACCAAAGAAAAAGACATCAACTTTGTTTTCACTGGGTTCTCAGTGTCTGGAACG GTTCTTAGCAAGGGCCACCTTCTTGGGCCAGCGGGAGTTGAGGTCAAACTGAGCCCCAAAGGAACAGGCGATGCAATTCAGAGTGTCTCAACTCACCCTGGGGGAAA ATTCACATTCTCCAAAGTCCTTCCTGGTATCTATGACATCATAGCTTCTCATCCTTCCTGGACCCTGGAGAAG AGCAAAACCTCGGTGCATGTATCCAATACTaacgctgcagctgctgaccaACTGCTGATTGGGGGCTATGATGTATACGGGGAAGTCAGCAGTGATGGAGAGCCCATGAAAGAGGTCACCTTCCTGCTGTATTCAGCCTCTGTGAAGAGGGAG TTTGTCAGTGGCTGTAACACGTCCCCTGTGGAAGGGGCCGACCCTGGGGACAGTTCCTTACACTACCTGTGCAGCTCACTCTCCGGAGAAGATGGCACCTTTGTCTTTCCCTCACTGGCCAGCGGCGAGTACACTGTT GTGCCTTTCTACCGGGGTGAGAGAATCACATTTGATGTTGCTCCTGCCAAGTTGGATTTCAAGGTGGAGCACAATAGTCTGAACTTGCAG CCCATCTTTCGGGTCATGGGCTTCTCTGTGACTGGCCGAGTTCTCAACACTGTGGATGGGGAAGGCGTCGCTGATGCCACTGTTTCGATTAACAATCAGATCAAAG TGATCAGCAAAGATGATGGATCTTTTCGCTTGGAGAACATGACGGCAGGTGCCTACACCATCCGCGTCAACAAGGACCTCATGTTCTTTGAGCCAGTCACAGTGAAAATTGCCCCAAACACCCCACAGCTTCCTGACATCATCACAGCAGG GTTCAGTGTGTGTGGACAAATCTCCATCAGCCACCTCCCTGAGGGCATGAAGCAGCAGGGTCGCTACAAAGTGACTCTGACCCACCAGGGAAAGGACAAGAACTCAGGACGCACGATTGAGTCAGACCCACAGGGGGCCTTCTGCTTCCAGACAAAACCTGGGGACTATACTGTGCAT GTGTCTCTGCCGGATGTGGACGTGAAAGCTGGACTGGCCTTGCTTCCTGAGACCTTGGACATCTCAGTAGTGGACCGACCCCTGACTGACCTGCTGTTCACACAATTCATGGCTTCGGTTTCCGGGAAAGTCTTCTGCCTCG CGTCGTGTGATGACCTCTCagttgtgctgcaaccagtgAGTCGTCAGGGAGAGCGGAGGACAGTCAGTCTGTCCAGCAATGGAGACATTCTCAACTTCTCTTTCGACAATGTTCTGCCTGGAAAATACAAAG TGAGCATCTCACACGATGAGTGGTGCTGGAAGCATAAATCCATGGAGGTGGAGGTTGTGGACTCTGATGTTTTGGGATTGGAGTTGAGACAGATTGGCTATATCCTGCGTTGCTCCCTATCACATGCCATCACACTG GAGTTTTTCCAAGATGGCAGCAAACCTGAAAACGTGGGCGTCTACAATCTCTCAAAGGGAGTGAACCGCTTTTGCCTCTCGAAGCCTG GTTTCTACAAAGTCACACCGCGCTCCTGCCACCAGTTTGAACAGGATTTCTACATCTACGACAC CTCGGCGCCAAGCATCCTCACTCTCACTGCCGTACGGCATCGCATGACTGGCCTCATCACCACCGATAAAATCATGGACGTCACTGTCACCATTAA GAGTTCAATCGAGAGCGAGCCGGCGCTGGTTCTCGGTCCTCTACGGAGCCAGGAAGAGCAAAGAAACGAGCAGCAGCTGGCGGAGATCGAACTGCGGCGCAAAGAACGAGAGCGGagagctgctgaagaagatGGCGGCACAAGAGACGACAGCACGCTGGTTTTTGAGAAGCCGGATGAACTGGTTGGGCCCTTTCACTACGAGTTCTCCTACTGGGCCAG agctggagagaagatAACAGTGACTCCGTCCTCCAAAGAGCTCCTGTTCTACCCTCCTGAGGTCGAAGCTACAATAACTGGAG AGTCATGTCCAGGCCGTGTGGTGGACATCGTGGGTCGTGCCGGTCTCTTTCTCGAGGGCATAGTGTCCCCACAGCTCCAGGGTGTGGAGATCTCCATCTCAGAGAAAGGTGCTGCAGAGACTCTTGTCACAGTGGTCACCAATGAGCAGGGCGCTTACAG TGTTGGTCCCCTCCACAGTGACAGGCAGTATGACATCAGTGCCAACAAAGAAGGCTTCGTTCTCAGTCCTGTGGTGGGATCTGAGGGGGACTTTAAGGCATTTGCTTTGGCAGGTGTCACCTTTAAG ATAAAATCAGAGGATGGTCTCCCCCTGTCTGGCGTGCTGTTGTCTTTAAGTGGTGGCCGCTTTCGCTCCAACCTGCTGACTCAGGACACCGGCCTTCTGACCTTCAATAACCTG AGTCCCGGTCAGTACTACTTCAAACCAATGATGAAGGAGTTCCGCTTCGACCCGCCGTCTCAGATGATCTCCGTCGAAGAGGGTCAGAATCTGAGCATCGATATTACTGGTATCAAAACAGCATACAG CTGCTACGGAATGGTGCAGTCTCTGAGCGGGGATGCGGAGAGAGATGTGGCTGTGGAGGCGGTGGGTCAGGCGGAGTGTAGCATCTACAGCGAGGACACCGTCACCGATGAAGAAGGCAGATTCCGCCTGCGTGGTTTGCTG CCCGGCTGCAAGTATCTGATCCAGCTGCGGGCCGAGGGCAACGACCACATAGAGCGGGCGCTTCCACAGCAAAAAGCTATCGAG GTGGACCACAGTGACATCGACGGCGTCAACATCATCGCCTTCCGACAAATCAACCAGTTTGACCTCAGCGGGAACGTCGTGACCTCCCCGGAACATCTTCCGACAATTTCG GTGAAGCTGTACAAGAGTGACAACCTGGACAACCCCATCAACAGCGTTTCACTCGGCCAGTCTCTCTTCTTCCATTTCCCTCCGCTGGACAGAGATGGAGAG AGCTACGTGTTGATGCTCCACTCCTCACTGTCCCGCTCCCAGTACGACTTCACGCTGCCTCAggtctccttcacctcctctggCTACCACAAGCACGTTACCTTGACCTTCAACCCCACA CGCAAAGTGCCTGACCAGGATGTGGCCCAGGGTTCTTATGTGGCTCTAcctctcactctgctgctgctgctggcagcgTACAACCATGAAAAG GTCCTCCCGTTGGTGCTGCAGCTGGTGAGTCGTGTCCAGGGTGTGAGGAGCATGAGTCAAGCCACCGCCGACAACGCCACAGCAGATGAAGCCAAACGTCAGGCGAAGCGACCAAAGGCCAGACGCACCTGA